GGATTACTTAAAAAAAAAGATAAATATTCATCGTAACAATACGACAAAATTTGCAAGGAGATTATGATATTATTTTAGTTTGTTAAAAGTTATAAAACAAACTGTATCTATTTTGAATGAAAAAATGCAACTCCTTTTAATTGATATGCTATTTAAATAAGACACACCATTTGTTTAGAGCTGGTCAAATACTTTCATGAATTCATTTAATATAATATTCTAATATTAGATCTATAAATGAATGTTCAATAGCAACTTAGTGTTATTTAGATTTTACATTAAGAAACAACGTAATACGAAATCCGAATACTTTTAATATTTATAGTTGCCAAAATAAATGATATATAAAATCTGATCAACATTAAATGGTAATAAAATGGAATTTTAGATAAAAATATGGAGAGGATATTATTAAAAGAATAGAAACCTTAACAATAATTGAAGTTTAAATTCGAGGGGAAATGATAAATGAAACAATAAAAAATAAAATCTACATTATTCCAATCTATTTGAAATACAGCTTTGTTAATTTAGCATGAGGTTGGATAATAAATTGAAAAAACACAAGAAATACCGTATTATGTAACCAGGTTATTTACAAAACTTATTCTTTTAAAGTTTCTTCTATTTTTTTGAGATTTTTACATCAAAATTTAGATCATTCTTAATATCCTACACTCCCGTAAAATGTCTTCGTCATTGCCTTTATCAATACCTAAAATATCCTTTATTTTACTTTTACGCTTTTTAACGGTATCTTCTGATACTTTAATTGTTGTGGCAATAGTTTTTATTTGACATCCATTAGATATTAACGTTATAATTTGACGATCAATAGTGTCAAAATGTCCTTCAGCTAGTAAACGATCTGTTTTTGCTTTATTAGCAGTCTTACTGAAATAGTTTTCACCAGCCATGATTTTATCGTAGGCCATTAACAATTCCTCATCGTCAAAATCTGTTTTTACCAAAATTCCATTGACTTTTGTTTTTTGATATATATTGTACAAAATAACACTTTCAAAATGCGAAGTAATAATCAGTGTTTTTGCTGAAGGAATATATTTATGAACTAAAACTGCTAAATCACCTCCATTAAATATATTTTTATCAGGAAAAGCAGGTAGACTATAATCGAGCATAACCAAATCAAAAGAAATTGTATTAATTTCATTTGAAATGCATTCGTATGCTGATTCACAATTATTAGCTGAATAAAACTCTAAATCATGGCCCAATCTATTGTGCGAAAGAATAGTCTGATAAGCAGTAATCATTGAAGGATGATCTTCAACAATTAATATTTTTTTTGTCATAATATTTAAAACTCAAATCTATTGAATTCTATCGGGATTGACAAATTTATTTTTGTTCCTATATTTTGTTTAGATTCTATTGAGAATTGTCCATTAAGCTCCATGGTGCGATATTCCATATTTTTTAAACCAATTCCTTTTTTTATTTGCTGTATTTCAAAACCCTTCCCATTATCAGCAATTTGAACTCCTATACTTGTTTCATTTTTAGTAATTGCAATCGTTATTAAATTAGCGTCTGCATATTTATTAATGTTTTGTAATGCCTCTTGAAAAATTCTGTAAAGATTCATTTTTACATTTTTATCAATAACAGACCATACTATTCTTGGATCAACTTCTATGTTTATTTTAGCTGCTGAATTTAGATTTAATTCTGTAAATAATGCTTTAATCATAGCTTCAAAATCATCAGAGCCTGAAAAAACAGTAGTATTTAAATCGTGTGTAAGGTTTCTAATTTCCTCTTCAATATCTTTCATACCCGCAATATGATCTATATGCTTTTTTATGGATTCTGGAGATTGATCGTATTTAATTTCATATAAATTCATTCGTATTGCTGACAATTTTCCAATTATTCCATCATGGAGATCCCTGGAAATTCGTTGCTTTTCAATAAGCTTACCCTCTTCAATTTTTTGTTGATTTGAAAGTATCAAATTATATATCTGTGAATCATTAAGAGCTTGCTCCTGTTTACGGAACAATTTTTCAAGTTTAATGTTTTTGTTTTTGATAGATAACACAAATAGTAATACTAGTAATATAAATCCACTTAAAGCAGCATATAAATAAAACTGTTTAGAAATTTCATTTTTTTTATCCTCAACTACTTTTTTTTCTTGAGCTATTTGGTCAGTCTCAAACTCAATTCGGGCATATTTATCTCGAGAGGTACGCTCTACATCTTGAAGACTATCAGTAAGCTGAATATATTTATTTGAAAAAAAGGATTCCTCTTGAGGATTAACAAGAGCTAATAATTTAAGAATTGTGAGCTCGTCTTCAAAAAGGTTATTTTTATGAGCTTGTAATTGCGCTTCTTTTAAATAGTAATTCGCTTTTGAATCGTTTTTTTGATTGAAGTAATATTCGCCTAAATAAATTTTAGAAGTTATTTGAATAGGTGTACTTCCAATGCTGTCGCCAATTCTTAAAGTTTCTTCAAATTGTTTAAATGATGATTTATCACCCAGTTTAAATTTAGAGTAAGCCAATTTATTGATAAGATAACAATAAATTGGAGGATCTATTTTTTTAAAATCAGCTAAAGCTAATCCCTGTTTTGCAAATTCAATAGCTTTACTATAATTTTGGGTTTTTACATAAATATTTGCAATTTGATTATAGGGTTGGCATTTATATGACAAATACATTGCTTCTGATTTTAGATATTCAGAGGCTTCAATAGCTTTATTGTTATAGTCTAATGATTTGTCATAATTCTTTAAACCCATGAGTGCAGTACCTAAAGTAAGATAACAATTATAAATCAATAAATTGTTTTCTTTAGCAATGCCAATTTTTAATGCCTCAATGGCTAGTTTTTCGGTTCCAATATAATCATTCCTAAATGATAAAATTTCTGCTTTTTGGATTTTAACGTTTCCTAGCAAATTGTCATTTTTTTCTTTTAAAATGACTTTTTCAGATTTTGTGTAATAATAATAGGCGGAATCATATTTTGTTTCATTATTGTACACACCTGCAATACTGTAGCTTGCATTTTGAATGCCTTCATTATCTTTTAATAAAATTGATTTGCGATACAATTTTTGCAATAAGCAAAGACTAGTATGGCTTTCTCCAAGCTGTGAAAACGAATCTGCCAATTCAAAATAATAGTCGGAGGAAACTATTAAAGCTTTATTGTTTTCAATAATTTTAAAAGCTAATAATGCCTTTTCTAGTCTTTCCTTTTTAGTTTTAGTTTTGTCTCTGGAATTTGAAATTAAGGAATCTACATTACTAGTGGTCGGAGCGTAAAATTTTTCATCTTTACGTTGGCACCCCAAAAAAAATAGACTAAAAATCAATGCTATGTGAAATAGTTTCAATACAGAAGAATTAAATAATTGTAAAAGTACATTTTTTATACTTTTTTATACGAAAAAAGGAATATCAATTCAGATAATAACCTCTTAATAACGTTTTATTATAGCTATATTATTTCTTTGGTGGTATTATACCACCACTTGTATTTTTTGGATCAACATCATCTTGAGCTTGTACTTGAACTTTAGGTTTTTCTGTTTCAATTTCGTCAGCAGTACAAGAATTCAAACTAACAACTAGGGCGAAAATGGTGATACTATAAAATAAATGTTTCATGGTCTTTTGGTTTATGTTTAATAAATGTTTTTTTTGGAATAACAGCTTTTTCAAGGCTATTACGCTATGGAAATTGCTAATAAACAATTCCTTGTACTTGTAATATTACACTACAAAGCTATGTCGATTCTAAAGTATGGCTTTAGACTAAAAGTGTAAAAAATGTTAAAATTCGTACTTTTAAGGATGGTCGTCTTTGAAAGTAGTCTAACTGTCTATGTAAACTATATACTGTTAAGTAATATATGTGACTTTGACATCAAAAAAGGGTTCACTTTGCCAATGAAATAAATAATAAAATATTTTAAAGTCATCTAATCCAGTACTTGTGACTCGATTTTTTTTTTACAAAATACTATAAAGGAGTGTAATTATGATAATAAAAATTAACACGTTTTAATTAATATCGATGAGAAAAATGATCTTAGAAAACTGCATCAAAAACAAATACAATTGGCGTTCGAGTTAACGCTCTATCTAAATAATTTAGGCATGTTTAAAGTTCTTTAATGATATTAAACAGGATTGAACTTTTCTATTTTTTTTCGTAAATGCTTTTAGAAGTACATACTTTTTTCAAAACTGATAAAAAACTCCAACTTAATATAGCTTTACTTTTTGTGCTTTTTTAAAAGGTTGCATTTCGTAATTTAAGAAAATGTGTTGAACTTGAGAGATATTTCTAAAAAAGTTGGGATACCTTTTTATTTATAACTTTGAAAAAATAATCAAAATCGGGAGATTTTGGGCAAAGGGAGAGTTTTTTAGAATATGTTTTTAAAAAAAAAGGTAGTTTTTTTTGGATGACGCAATTTTCTTTTTCTTAAACAGTAAAATCATGAAATGTTAAAATTTAGAATATACAAAATATCTAGCCACGAATTTTCGGTAATCAAGTTATTAAAATTAAAAATCTTAAATTCTACAAAGCCTAAAATTATTGGGTAAACTTTACAATTAGTTTGAAGTAATTATAGTTAAAGATTTAGTGAATTAAATTACAACATACTTAAAAAAGATTGGAATTTTTTAAATTAAAAACAATTTTGTATTAATTTAAAATTTTATGCAGAAAATGGGCCTTGTCATAACGGTTCAAAAGGTTATAAAATGGGTTGTAAGTAATAATCCCATTTACTTGAAATGCATTAAACCAACATTATTTATAAAATTATTTAAAAAAG
This portion of the Flavobacterium sp. CECT 9288 genome encodes:
- a CDS encoding response regulator produces the protein MTKKILIVEDHPSMITAYQTILSHNRLGHDLEFYSANNCESAYECISNEINTISFDLVMLDYSLPAFPDKNIFNGGDLAVLVHKYIPSAKTLIITSHFESVILYNIYQKTKVNGILVKTDFDDEELLMAYDKIMAGENYFSKTANKAKTDRLLAEGHFDTIDRQIITLISNGCQIKTIATTIKVSEDTVKKRKSKIKDILGIDKGNDEDILRECRILRMI
- a CDS encoding sensor histidine kinase, translating into MKLFHIALIFSLFFLGCQRKDEKFYAPTTSNVDSLISNSRDKTKTKKERLEKALLAFKIIENNKALIVSSDYYFELADSFSQLGESHTSLCLLQKLYRKSILLKDNEGIQNASYSIAGVYNNETKYDSAYYYYTKSEKVILKEKNDNLLGNVKIQKAEILSFRNDYIGTEKLAIEALKIGIAKENNLLIYNCYLTLGTALMGLKNYDKSLDYNNKAIEASEYLKSEAMYLSYKCQPYNQIANIYVKTQNYSKAIEFAKQGLALADFKKIDPPIYCYLINKLAYSKFKLGDKSSFKQFEETLRIGDSIGSTPIQITSKIYLGEYYFNQKNDSKANYYLKEAQLQAHKNNLFEDELTILKLLALVNPQEESFFSNKYIQLTDSLQDVERTSRDKYARIEFETDQIAQEKKVVEDKKNEISKQFYLYAALSGFILLVLLFVLSIKNKNIKLEKLFRKQEQALNDSQIYNLILSNQQKIEEGKLIEKQRISRDLHDGIIGKLSAIRMNLYEIKYDQSPESIKKHIDHIAGMKDIEEEIRNLTHDLNTTVFSGSDDFEAMIKALFTELNLNSAAKINIEVDPRIVWSVIDKNVKMNLYRIFQEALQNINKYADANLITIAITKNETSIGVQIADNGKGFEIQQIKKGIGLKNMEYRTMELNGQFSIESKQNIGTKINLSIPIEFNRFEF